CCCATCTTGACCTTAGGCTAATATTTGAGTCAAGAAAAGAATATGTAGGAGAGGGATGTTATTTTAACATAAACAGTAAAATGGACAAAAGTGGAAAGTTTGCCTACATTAAAGCAAGTTAAATTCATGTATCTTGATATAATTAAATCATGTAAGAACTAATAGTTCTATatacatttccattgttttaCTTGGGGCTTACTCTAAACTTAAATGCAAATGAACAAGTGTTAGGAATATATACAGGCTGCTTCTCTGGAGTTATTACTTATTAAAAGAGCTTGGCGAGTAGTTCCCACCAATAAAATAGTCTGAAGCTGCCTCCAAATTAAACATTGCAggaattttcaatttttgtttcttttatctgtGACTAGGTTTTTAAACATGTGTTTAActatcacattaaaaaagaattcatatacaaaaattaaaaaaaaaaacctacaataCACAGATCTAACAACGTATATGTGGTCAAAGATtccataaaatatgtttaaagatgcattttctttttatcttcagtACCTAAAATGTGCTTTTGAGAGGCCATTGGTTAATATGTATACACTCAAATAAACCACAGTACTGTcctaaaataaagaattcttgtaTTAAGTTCAAATCAAATTTGCTTTCACAAGTTAGTAACTTAAATTAAGCTTTAACAAAGTTACAGAAAGTGCATCTTTCTCATTTTCATCTTCATACAATGTTGTCTTTTTggtgtttctactttttaaaaaataaaaacagccacaTATTTAAGTAttatgtacatttaaatttttggtggtggtttgtattttaaaagaaacagctTCCTTATGATTTGCCTCAAGATCTGGTGGAAATGCTTGCAACTAACTAGTAACAAAAACGAAGAGAAGCACATTCAAAATACTGATTTACTTTGGTAGCAAATGGTCTTTGAAGACTAATGAAGGTAGACAAGACCCGTTAAGGTGAAGTGGGCTATTTCAAATACTCaacaatttacataaaattaaaaaaaaatttttttttcaagagctaAGCATCTGTACCAACTGATAGTAATGCAATACCTAGTTTTTGATGACTTGAAACGAAACAAATgcccattaggaaaaaaaaaaaggctgtattttaattttatctaatgTACTCTCAGTCAATAGTCCAGTAACATTTTCCTCCCAATACAATACTCCCTCTCTATAAGGCTGTTCCTGGGAGCCAAACACTTCAGTGTAATAAGGGAGTTAAGAGTAATTGCTTGCAGTTTAAATAGACAATAGCTTTTTGCGTCCCTCTTAATGTGCTAATAATTGCGTCTAAAAAAATATGCAATTCTTAGAAAGGtaccatttctgatttttttattatctgtaaCCTTTGGAAACTAATCACATGAAACTACAAAATTAGCAAATGTCTTGAAATctgtatataaaacataaattaccTCTAATTTCAAACTCTCATTTATTAGTGTACCactcaatctttaaaaaaaaaaaaaaggcggctcCAAAGATAGTCTTAtaccattctttaaaaaaggaaactgttcCTTTTAACTTTACACCCACCCCACACCCAATTTCAAAACACATCATTTAATTGTCTTGGTCATGGACATTTCCAAGATGAGATTTTATATTTCGCTCCCATAGCTTCTGGTTATCAGAAAAACCATGCTTTCCTTTATTGAAGGAGTTTGGTCCTGCTGATGTTGGTGTATCCCTGTGTTAAAAgacaggaaatttattttaaaagttatataaggcctttcaaaacatatttgtttAGTACCTATTATGAACACAAGCTGAACATCAGAAATCcctacacaattaaaaaaaaatactttctataaGACCCATTCCTAAAATttcagattcagtaggtctgaagAGGGACCAAGCAAATTTGTAGTTTTAACAAACATGTAAGGTACTTTTGACACATAGCTAAGGGTGGCAACCGtgacagtttttaaaactgtTGCTTGAAACCCACTAACAGGGTCATAAAATCAACTGATGGCTTGCCATCAGCatctataaaaaatgaaatcgaAGAAAAACATGAAGATGTATTACATATAAAAGGGTTCAGTGCCACTGTGGACTTGTGTCATATTTACttcaattttatgttttacatgttttaaaatgtgtgtgtgtgtgtgtgtacacacacacacacacatacaaactgGGTATTTAGACTGGGTTCAACAGTAAGTCTAAAGTCTTACTTTGGGTCCCCATATGAAAGGAAGGTACTCCTTTTCTCTTACCAGAAGGGAAAATAACATCACTGACAGCTCACAGAATTGTTTTGCCCGAATATTTAAGAAAAGTTGGAACACTAAAAGATCATTCTCTACAATCTTTATAAAAAAGCACATACCTTCCAATATTCTTCATCCTCATCTTTGCTTCTGGAGGCATTTCCTCTGGTTCactctggaggggaaaaaaagcagagatGACTCATTACAGGTTTATTAAAATTCACTTGCTAACTCATAATACTAAATTTGTATCTAAGCCTTTTAGCATTTTCAATACTGTAAAtctttgtaaaaggaaaaaattatttatcttaactacattttaaaaagaaacacagcttTAAGTGTTgattttgcagaaagaaaaaaatctggaaaaacttGGTATTCTAGAACCAAAACCATTTGCTTACTATGCTACACATACACATTGTGCTAAATTCTTTAATATGCAccatctttaggggtgcctgggtggctcagtcggttaagcatccgactttggctcaggtcatgatcttcacgGTTGATGAGTgtcagccctgcatcgggctctgtgctgacagctcagagcctggagcctgcttctgattctgtgtctccctctctctgccccacctctgcttgcgctctgtctttgtctctcaaaaatgaatacatgttaaaaaaattaaagttaatatgcactatctttaatttttttttttttttttttgagagagaggaaggaaggggcagaggcagagagagacagagacatagactctgaagcaagttccaggttctgagctgtcagcacagaacccacttcagatcctgtctcccttttttctctgcacctcccctgcttgagctctctcaaaaataaacattaaaataaaataaaaccctaatCACAtcctaaaataatacaaaacaaaccCGTCCCCCAAACAAATAAACCCTAACAAATCTTATCAtcacttgcattttatttatttatttgagagaaaaagagtgaaaactcgcaagtaggggagagggggcagagggagggagagagaatctcaagcagggtccacactcagcttggagcccaaggCCCTgggattaggacctgagctgaaatcaaaacaGTTGgctgctcagggcacctgggtggctcagtcagctgagtggccagcttctgctcaggtcctgatctcactgtttctgagtttgagccccatgtctggctctgtgctgacagttcagagcttgaagcctgcttcggattctgtgtctccctctccatctgcccctcccccacttgtgcacccaagcatgtgctctctctctctcaaaaacaaataaatattttaaaaattaaaaaaaaaaatttggctgctcaactggctgaacatttgcattttaaagttgaggtagaggcgcctgggtggctcagtcggttaagcatccgactttggctcaggtcatgatctcacagtccgtgagttcgagccccgcgtcaggctccgtgctgacagctcagagcctggagcctgcttcagattctgtgtctccctctctctctgaccctcctccgttcatgctgtgtctctgtctcaaaaataaataaacattaaaaaaaattaaaaaaaaaaaaaaaagtataaagttgAGGTAAACAAGGTTagtttgtccaaagtcacaaagctaatAAATAGCAAAAGAGGTGGACGCCAAAGCAAAGAATCTTATTAACTTTATGGTATTGTTCCTTCTAAAAACGTCTCCTTCACTATAAAGATATCTCGAAAATCTTGAAAGTTCATTCATTAGTACTTACATAAATGTTGAAAAGATATATGGtaagttaaatttcttttttttttttaagtttatttatttttgagagagtgagcgtgcaCAAGCAAGCGGataaggggcaaagagagggagagagacagaatgccaagcaggctctgcattgtcagtacggagcctgatgcagggctcgaactcacaaaccgtgagatcatgacctgagcctaagtcagaggcttaactgactggtAAGTCAAATAAATGTTGCTGCTGagctaaatattcttttttttttaaagtaggctccaagtccaacatgggcttgaactcatgacccaggatgaagagtcacatgcacatcctactgactgagacacacaggtgaCCCCCAAACCCCTTTTAGGTAAGCTCCAACAACCCTCAGATCAACAGTCATGCGCGCTTACCTactactgagtcagccaggcacctctaaatattttttttaaaagagtgttttCAAGATCTAGTCTAAAGGGGTTTCTACTGGTCAAACCTGGGGCAAGCATTATAGCTTACTGAATAAAGAATGGATGAGCCTACACTTACATAAATAAGGGGAAGTTCTTCCTTCTAGTAAGAGACAATAAATATACAAGagataaaacaagaagaaaaatcataattGATTCTGGTAGGAATCCCTCAATGGATGTTAACACTCACgagaatgtttttattattactattttcttaaatgtttatttttgagagaaagagcacaagcaggggagcagcagagacagcagagagcccgtttcatgagatcatgacctgagctgaagtcagaggtttaactgactgatccacccaggtgccttgtattttttttttaattacagattttatttttaagtaatctctacacccaacttggggctcaaatataaaccccaagatcaagagttgcaagctctaccaactgaaccagccagatgcccccccATATAATCTTTAATTACAAAAGGTAAAACAATAATCTGAAAAGCAgaagggtgcccgggtggctcagttggttaagctaccgactttggctaaggttgtgatcttgtggttcgtgagttcgaggccggcgtcgggctttgtgctgacagcttggagcctggagccggctttggattctgtgtctccctctctttctgcccctcccctgctaatgctcaaagaaaaataaacattaaaaaatttttttttgaaaagcagaggAATCTGGCAGACATCACTTTAACCAAAAGATCAAAGTTAACACCATCAGTAATGGGACATATTGACAACATGTGCACCCTGATTATGATGCATTAAGAACTTGGCATAGCTTCTGTGGTACTCCTGCCAAAGTAAGTAATGTGAATCTAATCATAAGGAAACATCACACAAATTCAAACGAAGGAAAActttacaaaataactggcctggactcttcaaaaatgttaatgCCATGGAACAGAGGCCAAGGAATTGTCCAAattaaaggagactaaaaaggtaacaatgaaaaatatatttttaaaatttaaaattaattaaatggatGCCCtctttgtcaaatatattttaggCCCAGATATATATCCCGTGTTACTTATGTtctgcagaaaaaggaaaaaccagatGATTTTAGATACACACATTCTTTTATCTAAGAGACAAGTTAAAATTAATATCCTTTACCATCATTAACTTGTTAATTTCTCCATTTGCCAAACAGGAATATAACTACATCGCATGATTCATAGGAATATATGGAGgataaaataaagttatatgGAAAGACCCAAAATTGTTAGGCATTCAAAAAAAGCCATTACTATCATGTAGGTGTTTACCATTTCCAGCCTCTCTTTTCACACACACTGTTCCCTTTTTCGTATATTGTCCTTCTCTCATACATTCTGTACATAGCAAAAAGCTACCTAATCTCTCAAGAATGTTAGAGATAACAGAAAACATGGGatattattttttaggtttttttttttaacgtttcattatttactttagagagagacagagtgtgggtaggggagggacagaaagagaggtagacatagaatctagagcaggctccaggctctgagctgtctgcatagacATTTCCACAGAATCCTACAACTCTGACAAGTAGtttaaaaatgtatgatttaAACTGACCTttcattttacaactgaaaaaCGAAGGCTCCAAAAAGGTAAAGTGATTTATTTCACAGGCTTTCTACTAGTTAGTAACTGGACAAGACAGGAGAAGAATCCAGGTCTTCCCACTGCCAGTTCAGTGCTGGCATCTAGTTACTtggtctctcttccttccttgaaTTTCCATTATCACTTCATATCTTTGTATACTTTTGAGTTTCATTTTGTACTATTTTATGCCCTATGAGACTGAGTTCCTGGAGGGACATGTCTGAATTATCTTTGCAATCTCACTGTGCCTAGCATATAGAAattactcaggggcgcctggatggctcagttgattgggcaaccaacttcagctcaggtcatgatctcacggtttgtaggtttgagccctgcgtcgggctttgtgctgacagctcggagcctggagtctgcttcagattctgtgtctccctctctctctgcccctccccagctcatgctcacttgctctctctctctctctctcccaaaaataaataaacattaaaaaaagttgctCAAGTGTGTGCAATGAGTTAAGTGCAAAGAATCCAGAGATAACCACAGCAATTCTTTACCTACTGATCTGGGCTCTAATCATTCCATACTTATCCTTGCCCAAACGTCTACAGAAATCTCCAGTCCAGACAAATACAGCTGCTAGTATTTATGACTTGTCTTAGCTTATAAAAGTATTCTTTGGTTTGTCAAAACCCTGCCTAATGTTTTAGTATCCAATTCTTACTTCTTCTCTTTTATGTTCTTCCCAATTATTTCAGCCCACACTGTGCTCCTCTGAATGTGTAATTCTTCTCCATATTGTTTTTGAGAGCAATTACTCATGTACCCTGTTAACAGTTAATTGTTATACAATGGGGTCACATCTTAAGAGGGGGTTAGGTTTCTGAAGTCAgagaccaaagaaaaaaaatgagtcaaaatGATGCTTTAAATTCCATATGTTATTCATAAGCACAAGAAGAGAGGAACACTGTGAGAGGCATGAAAGAACTAAGACTGTCTAAGAGAATAGCAGATAAGCAACTCGTGCTCACTTTGGAACACATGCTTAATGAACAGAACTTCTAGCAGAATCACCTGCACTATTAGCTATTCCTCATGGGAGAAAACACTATAGCTGTCTTTTGTAAGCTGAATGAATGCATGATGCCTGAACACTGAAGACTCCcaactataaaattattaaaggCAGCAGCATTAAATCTGTCTTTTCCTGGATCCTACATATTTCCTagcacatatatatgatatatatatcaacatATATATCAAGCATTTGTTGATTTGATTCTTAAGGTCATTGCCCCCAAAGgcagttatattttaaataatcctaCAACCACATAAATAGAAATATCCAGATTTTGCAGGCATCACAAAAAATTTATtcagaattacaaagaaaatgcAACCTACAACCTGCCACTAACTTCATTAAAGAACTGGttcaagtaaaataaacaaaactaggGATCAACTTACATCTTCATCTTCATTAAAAGCTGCTGCTACTGAAAGAGTTTTTGGAGCAAGAGTTGGAACAGTTTCTTTAGGCTTCTGAAGAAGAAACACATTAAGAAGTATCACATAATGTTTACACAGGCTTGTTTAATGATACAAATAATTTATCTTCAGattcaattttatgttttcatagaaACATACTAAGGAACTCAGAACAAACTTTAAagaacttcattttctctttttacaaatgTGGTTATCAATGGGTAGCTTTAATTTTATTAACGATATGTCCATTTGTTTTCATCCTGTAAAAGATTTTCTAGTCAGGATCTGTAATTTAATATCATTTAGCTAAGGGATACCTGGTAAAGGTAAAGGGAAATGATTAGTAGTACTTGCCCACAGTGGCCAAGAATGAACTGCAGTGTGACTTAAGAACATAAAAGACACCAAGACTCCTCTCCCTACTAGTGTTCTGCCCTGTAGCCTGTAAATAAGTTTCTCTTCTATCCAACCTAAGTTTTTGAGGTAAACTGCCCTATCATCATCCTCTCACCATCAATCTGGTCTTCAACCCACTGCAATCAGGCTTCCTCCCTGATTCTCCCATGGCTCCTCACTCACCTAGAATCAGGTGACCTTGATTCTGTAGGGTCACCAATGACTGGTGTGCTGCTTTTGACTCTAATCACCAGCTCCTTTTTGAAAACACTCCTAACTTGAATTCTCTGACACTGCTTTTTATAGGCTATTCTAATTCTCTgaccttttgttctttgtttcctccTGTTCCCCCCTTAAATAACACATACCCAAGATTCTGTTCTTAGTGACCTTTCCTTCTCTGTACTTCCCTGGTCAACTCCATTCACTCCCATGGTTTTAACTACCAAATCTTAAATGTCTACCCCCAAATAGAATGTCACATGCCTACTGGAGCTCCACTTAAGAGCTCCGATGGGTACTTTAGTTTGACAGTGTTCTAAGTACCCAAGCCAGAAATCCTTTTCTTCAACTTGCACTCTACCATAAAGTCCTgtagattaaatatttaatagacttacgtctccctctgccttcccatcAACTACCATACTATGGACACCTAAGGCCCTTTAGCATTACTTGCCTGAACTACTGTTAGAAATACCACCCCCTACTCTCAATTTTCTCCTCTATAATGGCACTAAAgtgatatttctaaaatgcaCATCTGTTTAAGGGTTAAGCTTCCTTACAACAGTTTCATAGCTCCACTAGaacttaaagaataaaaccaaACTATGCAAGTCCTTTATGATTTGGTTCTATGGTCTCATTTAGGGGGCTTTTCATCCCTACATTTGCATATCAATTTCCAACTACAAACATTTTCCTGAATGTACCATGTGGCTTCACATCTAAACTACTTTTGTATGAAATTCTTTTTATCCGAGATGCCCTTTGCCTCCTGTCTATACAGTTAAGGCCAACTCAAGCATCGCTTCATCAGTGAAATCTTCTCTGATCTCCTGAAACAAAATGAACCACGCTTTCTTTTTATAACACAAACACTTTTGTCAATAATGCTTGCTTTTGAAGGAATAAAAACCATTAATTTGGAGATTATGCATAAAGACTCTAGAAATACCCTTTACTCTTTTAAAGATGTCAGGTATTTGATGTTGTACATACACATATGACACAAGTATATGCTAATCAACTATCTTTTCATATCATATAATAAAAGCAATAGTTTCAactatttttttgtatcttaCATCCCACCTCCCTAAGACAACTGTGGTTATACTATagtttattttatgaaaacaagtttttgttttccaaagattAAGAAGGTTTTACTGAGTAGACTTTCTCAAACAAAACCCTCCCTTCTAAAATGAGGAGGAATTACTACATCATGTCAATGATTTAGAAAAAGTAGGGATTTGCATATCTAATTTAGGGGTGTGTTGAACCACAGCAGAATCTATTATGGAGAGGAATATCTATATTAAAGTGTGTCTGAGAATACATGTTGAATGACtatcagaaaaacacaaatacttaTGCAGTTAGGTCTAtgcaactttataaaaaaaaaaacgtattaaacaaaaagaaatcagctCAAATAGGAAGAATAGTCATGAAGTAATGAAGTTATAAGCagaatgtcttttgtttggaatgaattttttaaaggaataacaACATAGGGTAGGAGTAGG
The DNA window shown above is from Neofelis nebulosa isolate mNeoNeb1 chromosome 5, mNeoNeb1.pri, whole genome shotgun sequence and carries:
- the PCNP gene encoding PEST proteolytic signal-containing nuclear protein isoform X2 gives rise to the protein MLFEVAAPINLLSKNSSSCNGGESSSRSAEKRSAEEEAADLPTKPTKISKFGFAIGSQTTKKASAISIKLGSSKPKETVPTLAPKTLSVAAAFNEDEDSEPEEMPPEAKMRMKNIGRDTPTSAGPNSFNKGKHGFSDNQKLWERNIKSHLGNVHDQDN